The following coding sequences are from one Parabacteroides pacaensis window:
- a CDS encoding tetratricopeptide repeat protein — protein sequence MAPLEITKYYNETIVSLDNKELKNAFDSLRQLIASTKEYTFLDKLNELHDTYKYMLQYRVEGANDPMQQQIYYNLLISTYELADAFKRKALVKESSRMYYAQLRMTDTSRPTKYKEAYNTLLASYEAGARIEFDRLTLELFTAVWTTEPLITDKAADLQYILTDESLPFIACVVVSALTMALQESFDERKLMLLFDAADQNNLEVKIRAIIGILLTLYVYRKRIYLYPRIKERLAELAEQPGFLSLLRTIILKFILSRETEKITKRLQTEIIPQMMKLTPKLNKKLNIQDFSTESAGDGVNPEWESLLENSGFAEKMREFSELQMEGADVMHSSFIHLKSYPFFQEIGNWFLPFTAQHSAIVGNNLFNDKDNVILDALTSSSFICNSDKYSIYFSMMNIPAEQRAMIATQFSGETQEYLEHKKEIQNYHQKEEAISGQYIQDLYRFYKIYPRHRDFNDIFELPLDFHNLPIIQPYISDRESLNILAEYYLKKKYYEDALPLFKELSDRTPTDAVLFQKIGFCLEMSEKINEALETYIHAELLDSNNKWTLRHIAKLYRVMSRPEEALSYYLRLESLEPDNLSVQINIGHCYLELKDYDQALKCFFKVDYLDSKSHKAWRPIAWCSFVTGKYEQARNYYQKILDNKPNEQDFLNAGHTEWVLHNTKKALNLYKSSIQSDNNNFHKFMEQFQQDLPELKAAGIKENDIPLVLDELRYMLEE from the coding sequence ATGGCACCATTAGAGATTACAAAATATTATAACGAAACGATTGTTTCGTTGGATAATAAGGAGTTAAAAAACGCTTTTGATTCCTTAAGGCAACTTATTGCCTCAACAAAAGAATATACATTCCTTGATAAACTGAATGAGCTGCACGATACCTATAAATATATGCTCCAATATAGAGTGGAAGGGGCTAATGATCCGATGCAGCAACAAATTTATTACAATTTGTTGATCTCCACTTATGAATTGGCCGACGCATTTAAGCGAAAAGCATTGGTAAAAGAATCGTCGCGTATGTACTATGCTCAGCTTCGTATGACGGATACTTCCCGTCCAACAAAATATAAAGAAGCTTATAATACATTGCTCGCATCATACGAAGCAGGAGCTCGAATAGAATTTGATAGGTTGACTTTGGAACTTTTTACTGCTGTTTGGACTACAGAGCCCTTAATAACAGATAAAGCAGCAGATTTACAATACATACTTACAGATGAATCATTACCGTTTATAGCTTGTGTTGTAGTTTCAGCTCTTACTATGGCATTACAAGAATCATTTGACGAGCGAAAACTTATGCTTTTATTTGATGCTGCTGATCAAAACAATTTGGAAGTTAAAATTCGCGCTATTATCGGTATTCTACTTACTCTGTATGTATATAGGAAAAGAATATATCTCTATCCGCGAATAAAAGAACGACTAGCAGAATTAGCAGAACAACCGGGATTCCTTTCTTTATTACGCACCATTATATTGAAATTTATTCTTTCCCGCGAAACGGAAAAGATTACTAAAAGGCTTCAAACGGAAATTATTCCACAAATGATGAAGCTCACACCTAAACTAAATAAAAAGTTAAACATTCAAGACTTTTCGACAGAAAGTGCAGGAGATGGAGTAAATCCGGAATGGGAAAGTTTACTTGAAAACAGTGGATTCGCAGAAAAAATGAGAGAATTTTCCGAACTTCAAATGGAAGGAGCTGATGTGATGCATTCTTCTTTTATCCATTTGAAATCTTATCCTTTCTTTCAGGAAATAGGGAACTGGTTCTTACCTTTTACAGCACAACATTCTGCTATTGTAGGTAATAATTTATTTAACGATAAAGATAATGTTATACTGGATGCGTTAACCAGCTCTTCTTTTATCTGTAACTCGGATAAATATTCTATATACTTCAGTATGATGAATATACCTGCTGAACAACGAGCTATGATCGCCACTCAGTTTAGTGGTGAAACTCAAGAGTATCTCGAACATAAAAAAGAAATACAAAATTACCATCAAAAAGAAGAAGCTATTAGCGGGCAATATATTCAAGACTTATACAGGTTTTATAAAATTTATCCACGGCACCGAGATTTCAATGATATATTTGAATTGCCGCTCGATTTTCATAATCTGCCAATAATCCAACCTTATATTTCTGATAGGGAAAGTTTAAACATTCTGGCAGAGTATTATTTGAAAAAAAAGTATTATGAAGACGCATTGCCTCTTTTTAAAGAACTATCAGACCGAACTCCGACAGATGCCGTATTATTTCAGAAAATAGGTTTTTGCTTGGAAATGTCAGAAAAGATCAACGAAGCGCTTGAAACCTATATCCATGCTGAATTACTGGATAGTAATAACAAATGGACTTTACGGCATATAGCCAAGTTATATCGTGTCATGTCCCGACCTGAAGAGGCTCTTTCTTATTATTTACGCCTAGAAAGTTTAGAACCGGACAATCTGTCAGTTCAAATCAATATAGGTCATTGCTATTTAGAACTCAAAGACTACGATCAAGCATTAAAATGTTTTTTCAAGGTAGACTATTTAGATAGTAAAAGTCATAAAGCTTGGCGCCCTATTGCTTGGTGTTCTTTCGTGACAGGAAAATATGAACAAGCACGAAACTATTATCAGAAAATCTTGGATAATAAACCGAATGAACAAGACTTCCTAAATGCAGGTCATACAGAATGGGTATTACATAACACAAAGAAAGCGCTTAATCTGTATAAAAGCTCTATTCAAAGTGATAATAACAACTTCCATAAATTTATGGAACAATTTCAACAAGATTTACCTGAACTAAAAGCCGCCGGTATCAAAGAAAATGATATACCTCTTGTATTAGACGAATTACGTTATATGCTTGAAGAATAG
- a CDS encoding sigma-70 family RNA polymerase sigma factor has product MRQLKITKSITNRESASLDKYLQEIGREDLITVEEEVELAQAIKRGDRRALEKLTRANLRFVVSVAKQYQNQGLSLPDLINEGNLGLIKAAEKFDETRGFKFISYAVWWIRQSILQALAEQSRIVRLPLNQVGSLNKISKAFSKFEQENERRPSPEELADELDIPVDKISDTLKVSGRHISVDAPFVEGEDNSLLDVLVNDDAPIADRSLMNESLSKEIDRALATLTERECEIIKMFFGIGCQEMTLEEIGDKFGLTRERVRQIKEKAIRRLRQGTRSKLLKSYLG; this is encoded by the coding sequence ATGAGACAGTTAAAGATTACAAAGTCCATTACCAATCGCGAAAGCGCTTCTTTGGATAAGTACCTTCAGGAAATAGGTCGTGAAGATCTTATTACAGTAGAAGAGGAAGTAGAATTGGCACAGGCAATCAAAAGAGGAGACCGCAGGGCATTGGAAAAATTGACAAGAGCCAATCTCCGTTTCGTTGTTTCTGTTGCAAAACAGTACCAAAATCAGGGCTTAAGTTTACCCGACCTTATTAACGAAGGAAATTTGGGATTGATTAAAGCAGCTGAAAAATTTGATGAAACAAGAGGGTTTAAGTTTATTTCTTATGCAGTGTGGTGGATTCGTCAATCTATTTTGCAGGCTTTGGCAGAACAGTCGAGAATTGTTCGTCTTCCGTTGAACCAGGTAGGCTCACTGAATAAAATCAGTAAAGCTTTCTCAAAGTTCGAACAAGAAAATGAACGCCGGCCGTCTCCTGAAGAACTTGCTGACGAACTGGATATTCCTGTAGATAAGATTTCGGACACTTTAAAGGTTTCCGGACGTCATATTTCCGTGGATGCTCCTTTCGTAGAAGGCGAAGACAATAGCCTTTTGGATGTGCTTGTTAATGATGATGCTCCTATTGCCGACCGATCGTTGATGAACGAATCATTGTCGAAGGAAATTGATCGAGCACTTGCTACACTAACCGAGAGAGAATGTGAGATAATCAAAATGTTTTTCGGTATTGGCTGTCAAGAAATGACATTAGAAGAGATTGGCGACAAATTTGGCCTCACAAGAGAGCGTGTCCGCCAGATCAAGGAAAAAGCAATCAGAAGATTAAGACAAGGAACTCGTAGTAAATTGCTCAAATCGTATTTAGGTTAA
- a CDS encoding Do family serine endopeptidase — protein MKKMWKSVLSFVLVAAVSAGVSVGTYSYLNENKGVASINTAGFQQPLKLATYNSVAAENTDFTAAAENAVHGVVHIKSTTEMKEQPQGRQPQYMDPFEFFFGDRGGFQRPQAQPRVGFGSGVIISTDGYILTNNHVVDGATDLDITLNDGRKFKGKLIGADEFTDIALVKVEADNLPVIPFGDSEKLKVGEWVLAVGNPFNLTSTVTAGIVSAKGRGISAMQRGGNMKIESFIQTDAAVNPGNSGGALINTKGELIGINTAIYSETGNYAGYSFAVPISIAGKIANDLKQYGAVQRAVLGVSITDIPNMPEDKKGDVKVYEGAYVAEFSDFSSAKEAGMEVGDVITHVNGVKVKNSNELQEQVSKFRPGDNCEITVDRKGKTKTFTVKLRNRQGNTEIVKGDAGASVLGATFKELTKEQKREFGVNYGIMIESVSRGKLSEAGVKKGFVIMIVNDNKITSPDDLDRIVKDIMSGNSEDQGLFIKGFYKSDKGQVVRHYAIDLL, from the coding sequence ATGAAAAAGATGTGGAAAAGCGTGCTAAGTTTTGTTCTGGTAGCTGCAGTTAGTGCTGGCGTTTCAGTCGGAACATACTCTTATTTAAATGAAAATAAAGGAGTAGCATCAATAAATACTGCAGGGTTCCAACAACCTTTGAAACTAGCTACGTACAATTCAGTTGCGGCTGAAAATACGGATTTTACGGCTGCTGCTGAAAATGCAGTTCATGGAGTTGTACATATTAAGTCTACGACGGAAATGAAAGAACAGCCTCAAGGACGTCAACCTCAATACATGGATCCCTTTGAATTTTTCTTTGGGGATAGAGGAGGATTTCAACGTCCGCAAGCACAGCCCCGAGTAGGTTTTGGTTCGGGTGTAATCATTTCAACAGATGGATACATTCTTACTAATAACCACGTAGTAGATGGAGCAACTGATTTAGATATAACGTTGAATGATGGTCGTAAGTTTAAAGGAAAACTTATCGGTGCCGATGAATTTACGGATATAGCTCTTGTAAAAGTTGAGGCAGATAACCTTCCGGTAATTCCATTCGGTGATTCGGAAAAATTGAAAGTAGGTGAATGGGTATTGGCTGTAGGGAATCCTTTTAATTTAACGTCAACAGTAACCGCTGGTATTGTGAGTGCTAAAGGTCGTGGTATTTCGGCTATGCAACGAGGAGGTAATATGAAGATCGAGTCTTTTATCCAAACGGATGCAGCCGTTAATCCAGGTAACAGTGGTGGTGCTTTGATCAATACAAAAGGAGAATTAATAGGTATTAATACTGCTATTTATTCTGAAACAGGAAATTATGCAGGTTATTCTTTTGCAGTACCTATTAGTATTGCTGGAAAAATAGCTAATGATTTGAAACAATATGGAGCTGTTCAGCGTGCTGTACTAGGTGTTAGTATTACTGATATTCCTAATATGCCGGAAGATAAAAAAGGTGATGTAAAAGTCTATGAAGGAGCTTATGTAGCTGAGTTCTCTGATTTTAGTTCAGCAAAAGAAGCCGGGATGGAAGTAGGAGATGTAATTACACACGTAAACGGTGTAAAAGTTAAAAATTCAAACGAATTACAAGAACAGGTAAGTAAATTCCGTCCTGGCGATAACTGTGAAATAACAGTAGACCGCAAGGGGAAAACTAAAACGTTTACAGTGAAATTACGTAACCGTCAAGGTAATACTGAAATTGTAAAAGGAGATGCTGGCGCAAGTGTATTAGGTGCAACTTTTAAAGAACTTACTAAAGAACAAAAACGTGAATTTGGAGTTAACTATGGTATAATGATTGAATCCGTATCAAGAGGTAAGTTAAGCGAAGCCGGCGTTAAGAAGGGTTTTGTGATTATGATTGTAAATGATAATAAAATTACGAGCCCGGATGATTTGGATAGAATCGTAAAAGATATAATGTCTGGAAATTCTGAAGATCAAGGACTCTTTATAAAAGGTTTTTACAAGTCCGATAAAGGTCAAGTTGTTAGACATTATGCTATCGATTTACTATAA
- a CDS encoding YihY/virulence factor BrkB family protein, with protein sequence MALIKRAIHFVTYDVWRITGDEVSGLKRLGINAIKTVILAVRGFTNDNLQTKASALTYSTMLSLVPMLAVLIGIAKGFGFQNTVRTELINYFPGHETEFAQAFTFVENYLAQAQGGIFLGIGLIVLLYTVISLISTIENTLNGIWQIKKSRSWYRKITDYLALILILPILLTSSSGLSIFISTIQSSFLGSFIFVTPIVKLILNIAPYIITSLAFTGLYLVLPNTKVKFLNGLIAGFVAGSAFQLFQFIYISGQIWVSKYNAIYGSFAALPLLLLWLQLSWLICLFGAELSYALQNVKKFSFERDSQNISRRYKDFLILLIATLIIKRFRNGERPYTADELSQNYRIPSRITTQILNLLTEINIIVEVIGEDDERIIFYQPALDINKISVAYLFKRIDEHGSENFKIDTTHLFKEEWNVLLKLRRDMMKESDTILLKDL encoded by the coding sequence ATGGCCCTTATTAAAAGAGCTATACATTTCGTTACTTATGATGTCTGGCGGATTACTGGGGACGAAGTAAGTGGGTTAAAAAGGCTTGGCATTAATGCAATCAAAACCGTAATTCTAGCTGTGAGAGGATTTACTAATGACAATCTTCAAACCAAAGCTTCTGCACTGACGTACAGTACTATGTTGTCATTGGTTCCAATGCTTGCCGTTTTAATTGGTATTGCCAAAGGTTTCGGATTTCAAAATACTGTACGTACAGAGCTTATAAATTACTTTCCAGGGCATGAAACCGAATTTGCCCAAGCATTCACATTTGTAGAAAATTATCTGGCACAGGCTCAAGGAGGAATATTTTTAGGAATTGGCTTAATTGTATTGCTTTATACGGTTATTAGCTTGATATCTACTATTGAAAATACTTTAAATGGTATCTGGCAGATTAAAAAATCGCGGAGTTGGTATCGCAAAATCACCGACTATTTGGCACTTATCCTCATATTGCCGATATTATTAACCTCTTCTAGCGGACTGTCTATTTTCATCTCAACAATACAAAGTTCTTTTTTAGGTAGCTTTATCTTTGTTACTCCTATCGTAAAACTCATATTAAACATCGCACCTTATATTATTACCAGTTTAGCCTTTACCGGCTTATATCTTGTTCTTCCAAATACAAAAGTTAAATTTCTGAACGGTTTAATTGCCGGATTTGTTGCAGGTAGTGCTTTTCAACTATTCCAGTTCATTTATATTAGCGGTCAAATCTGGGTATCTAAATATAATGCTATCTATGGTAGCTTTGCTGCATTGCCTTTGTTACTACTTTGGTTACAATTATCCTGGTTAATTTGCTTATTTGGCGCAGAACTATCTTACGCCTTGCAAAATGTGAAAAAGTTCAGTTTTGAACGAGATAGCCAAAATATTAGCCGGAGATATAAAGATTTTCTCATTCTTCTAATTGCAACACTCATAATAAAACGATTTAGAAATGGTGAAAGACCCTATACAGCGGACGAACTTTCGCAAAATTATCGAATACCCAGTCGTATTACCACCCAAATACTTAACTTATTGACCGAAATAAACATCATAGTTGAAGTAATCGGTGAAGACGATGAACGCATAATCTTTTATCAACCAGCACTTGATATCAATAAAATTAGTGTTGCCTATTTATTTAAGCGAATTGATGAACATGGTTCAGAAAATTTTAAAATAGATACGACTCATTTATTTAAAGAAGAATGGAATGTATTATTAAAATTACGCCGAGATATGATGAAAGAAAGTGATACAATCTTGTTAAAAGATCTCTGA
- a CDS encoding MATE family efflux transporter, with amino-acid sequence MNSVEFEINEKQRGDLTHGTEWIVILRFALPLLVGNILQQLYNITDSIIVGQFLGKEALAAVSASYFIYYFIISLVIGIGSGTSVVVSQYFGAKQFLKVQQAFSTFFIFMLTGGVILSIMGIIFAEPIFQLTNTPTEVIPPAVRYFRIYIGGTFMFVTFNSVISILRGMGESTRPMTFILIATFLNILFDLLFIIGFGWGIEGAAWATVIAQGIGMYISLRYVDKLHPLLSIKKKDLLFHYSLFREEIKIGLPSSIQQCAISLGLIALLGIVNSFGTDTLTAYGAAGKIDTIITQAMITLSGALAAFCGQNFGAGKFYRAQKGLRITLLINAIVCTIAFISVYFWGDKMMITFTTDTTVIIIGKEYLLIIGAFFIVHGTLNIYNGALRGAGDTIFTMLTSLFSLWLIRIPLAYWLSDKIGRVGIWWGIALSCTIALIITFIYYQTGYWKKKIIIKDRH; translated from the coding sequence ATGAATAGTGTAGAGTTTGAAATAAATGAAAAACAAAGAGGCGACCTAACCCATGGGACCGAATGGATAGTAATTCTTCGCTTTGCTCTACCTCTGTTAGTCGGAAACATACTACAACAACTTTACAACATTACGGATAGTATTATTGTAGGACAATTTTTAGGTAAAGAGGCATTAGCTGCAGTGTCGGCATCTTACTTTATCTATTATTTTATTATTTCTCTTGTAATTGGCATTGGAAGCGGAACTTCCGTAGTTGTGTCTCAATATTTCGGAGCAAAACAGTTCCTAAAAGTGCAACAAGCTTTTTCCACTTTCTTCATTTTTATGTTGACCGGGGGAGTAATCCTATCTATTATGGGAATTATATTTGCCGAACCTATTTTCCAATTAACGAATACTCCAACAGAAGTTATTCCTCCAGCCGTAAGATATTTCAGGATTTATATCGGAGGAACTTTTATGTTCGTCACTTTTAATAGTGTAATTTCTATTTTACGAGGAATGGGAGAATCAACCCGGCCTATGACCTTTATACTAATAGCAACCTTTCTAAATATCTTATTTGACTTACTTTTTATTATAGGATTTGGTTGGGGAATAGAAGGAGCGGCATGGGCAACTGTTATTGCCCAAGGAATTGGCATGTATATTTCCCTAAGATATGTAGACAAATTACACCCTCTTTTATCTATTAAAAAGAAAGATTTGCTATTTCATTATTCTTTATTTCGTGAAGAAATTAAAATAGGACTTCCCTCCAGTATCCAACAATGCGCTATTTCTTTAGGACTTATTGCTTTACTAGGCATCGTTAATAGTTTTGGGACTGATACATTAACCGCTTACGGAGCTGCCGGCAAAATAGATACCATTATCACACAAGCTATGATTACTTTATCCGGAGCTTTAGCCGCTTTCTGCGGACAAAACTTTGGAGCAGGGAAATTTTATCGTGCTCAAAAAGGATTACGTATCACTTTGTTAATCAACGCAATTGTCTGTACCATTGCTTTTATATCCGTATATTTTTGGGGAGACAAAATGATGATAACTTTTACAACCGATACAACAGTAATTATTATCGGGAAAGAATACCTTCTTATTATTGGAGCTTTTTTTATTGTTCACGGTACCTTGAACATTTATAACGGAGCATTACGAGGAGCTGGCGATACCATATTTACCATGCTCACCAGTTTATTCAGTTTATGGCTAATACGCATCCCACTAGCTTATTGGCTAAGTGATAAAATAGGCCGTGTCGGAATCTGGTGGGGAATTGCTTTAAGTTGTACAATAGCCCTCATTATCACCTTTATTTACTACCAAACGGGTTATTGGAAAAAGAAAATAATCATAAAAGATAGACATTAA
- a CDS encoding Txe/YoeB family addiction module toxin encodes MKSISRTEFRDNLKKYFELAEREYIIIHKGVKKAYVLMPFSVLDETEYQRASLKNAAHIQQGLDEINKDQHILFNLKNKSISALMTPTAIQDYKEWKATKDRRLIATINKLISEIVRTPFSGKEKPVKLKEEFAGCFVRNINTEHRVVYKVINNIPVLVSMQYLYEE; translated from the coding sequence ATGAAAAGTATCAGTAGAACAGAATTCAGAGACAATCTGAAAAAGTATTTCGAGTTAGCGGAGAGAGAATACATCATTATTCACAAAGGTGTAAAAAAGGCCTATGTATTAATGCCTTTTAGTGTGTTGGATGAAACCGAATATCAAAGAGCGTCTCTAAAAAATGCAGCCCACATCCAACAAGGATTGGATGAAATTAATAAAGACCAACACATTCTTTTCAACTTAAAAAACAAATCAATTAGTGCCTTAATGACGCCTACTGCCATCCAAGACTATAAGGAATGGAAAGCCACCAAAGACAGGCGCTTAATTGCAACTATTAATAAGTTGATAAGTGAAATTGTACGTACTCCCTTTTCTGGCAAGGAAAAACCGGTAAAATTGAAGGAAGAATTTGCAGGTTGCTTTGTACGTAATATCAATACGGAACATAGAGTTGTTTATAAAGTGATTAATAATATTCCAGTATTGGTATCTATGCAATATTTATACGAAGAATAG
- a CDS encoding DUF1295 domain-containing protein, which translates to MASIALFIFIALYFINAGYGMLFDKKWGITLPSKIGWSIMEMVVFFIMFILWFFSSRKLEIVPFLFFIFFELHYFQRSFIYPLLMKGNSRMPIGIMSMAILFNILNGYMQGEWIFYLAPADLYTKHWLQTPQFISGTAIFFLGMFINIQSDHVIRNLRKPGDTNHYLPQKGLYKYVTSANYLGEIIEWTGFAILTWSWSGLVFAWWTFANLVPRANALYHKYEKMFGKEKVGTRKRIFPFIY; encoded by the coding sequence ATGGCTAGCATTGCGCTATTTATATTTATAGCACTTTATTTTATAAATGCCGGATACGGAATGCTATTCGATAAAAAGTGGGGCATTACTTTACCCAGCAAAATAGGATGGAGTATCATGGAAATGGTAGTATTTTTTATCATGTTTATTCTTTGGTTCTTTTCTTCCCGCAAACTGGAAATTGTTCCTTTCCTCTTTTTTATCTTTTTCGAACTACATTATTTCCAACGTTCTTTTATATATCCTTTATTAATGAAAGGTAATAGCCGAATGCCTATAGGAATCATGTCAATGGCTATCCTTTTCAATATCTTAAATGGCTATATGCAAGGAGAATGGATATTTTATCTTGCTCCGGCAGATCTTTATACAAAGCATTGGCTTCAAACACCTCAATTTATTTCCGGAACTGCCATTTTTTTCCTTGGCATGTTTATTAATATTCAATCAGACCATGTTATCCGGAACTTACGTAAACCAGGAGATACAAATCACTATCTGCCGCAAAAAGGGTTATATAAATATGTAACCTCTGCTAATTATCTTGGAGAAATAATAGAATGGACAGGCTTCGCTATCCTTACGTGGTCATGGAGTGGCCTTGTATTTGCCTGGTGGACATTTGCCAATCTAGTTCCAAGAGCAAATGCCCTCTATCATAAATATGAAAAAATGTTCGGTAAAGAGAAAGTTGGTACCCGAAAAAGAATATTTCCATTTATATATTAA
- a CDS encoding SDR family NAD(P)-dependent oxidoreductase, with amino-acid sequence MMKGLAIVTGADGGMGRVISLTLAKAGYKIIMASLSTKSAQVVCNEIKSLSKNEQIKVYPLNLASFSSIATFADKIKKEGEPICLLMNNAGILNHKFEKTENGLEKTVSVNYVGPYLLTRLLLPLMNEGSRIINTVSCTYRIGKIPFHFFEKGRDGQFLRIPVYSNTKLALLWFTLELADLMKERGITVNAVDPGIVNTNIITMHAWFDPLTDIFFRPFIRTPEQGAKTALYLALSDKVKKITGCCFANNQVKKIPSRLLNRTEIKRLWRITEEKVKPFFK; translated from the coding sequence ATAATGAAAGGTTTAGCAATTGTTACAGGTGCAGATGGCGGGATGGGACGAGTGATTAGCCTTACTCTAGCAAAAGCCGGTTATAAAATAATTATGGCTTCTCTTTCTACGAAGTCAGCACAAGTGGTTTGTAATGAAATAAAATCACTGAGTAAAAACGAACAAATAAAAGTCTACCCCCTTAATTTGGCATCCTTTTCCTCCATAGCTACTTTTGCAGATAAAATCAAAAAAGAAGGTGAGCCGATTTGCTTATTGATGAATAATGCAGGCATATTAAATCATAAATTTGAAAAAACAGAAAACGGACTTGAAAAAACTGTAAGTGTTAATTATGTGGGACCTTATTTATTAACTCGCTTACTTCTCCCCCTGATGAATGAAGGGAGCCGTATCATCAATACTGTATCCTGTACTTATAGGATAGGTAAAATTCCTTTCCATTTCTTTGAAAAAGGGCGTGACGGACAATTCTTGCGAATTCCTGTTTATAGTAATACAAAACTAGCACTTTTATGGTTCACTTTAGAATTGGCTGATCTTATGAAAGAAAGAGGAATTACGGTGAATGCTGTCGATCCTGGGATTGTTAATACTAACATTATCACTATGCATGCTTGGTTCGATCCATTAACCGATATATTTTTCCGCCCTTTTATTCGAACACCAGAACAAGGGGCGAAAACTGCACTTTATTTAGCACTATCCGATAAAGTAAAAAAAATTACCGGGTGCTGTTTTGCTAATAATCAAGTGAAAAAGATTCCTTCTCGTTTATTAAATAGAACAGAAATAAAACGTCTATGGAGAATAACCGAAGAGAAAGTCAAACCATTTTTTAAATAA
- a CDS encoding 50S ribosomal protein L25/general stress protein Ctc, with the protein MKTFQLTGTPRTELGKKAAKTLRKGNMIPAVLYGGEKELTFQVPNEAVRSLIYTPEIFVVELTVDGTTTHAIIKEIQFHPVSDNILHIDFLEVSENKPVVMDVPIVLEGHAEGVKAGGKLSQEMRKLKVKAIYTQIPEKLVVNIDHLGLGKTMQVGSLSFEGLELLNAKNAVVCAVKLTRAARGAAAKAN; encoded by the coding sequence ATGAAGACATTTCAATTAACAGGAACTCCAAGAACAGAACTTGGTAAAAAAGCTGCAAAAACTCTTCGCAAAGGAAACATGATTCCGGCTGTATTATATGGTGGCGAAAAAGAGCTTACTTTTCAGGTACCTAACGAAGCTGTACGTTCTTTGATTTATACTCCTGAAATCTTTGTAGTAGAACTAACAGTCGATGGCACAACCACGCATGCTATCATTAAAGAAATTCAATTTCATCCGGTATCAGATAATATTTTACATATTGATTTTCTTGAAGTATCAGAAAATAAACCTGTAGTAATGGATGTACCTATTGTGTTGGAAGGACATGCGGAAGGTGTAAAAGCTGGTGGTAAACTAAGCCAAGAAATGAGAAAATTAAAAGTAAAAGCTATTTATACCCAAATCCCCGAAAAACTAGTTGTTAATATTGATCATCTTGGATTAGGTAAAACCATGCAAGTTGGTTCTCTATCTTTTGAAGGTCTGGAACTGCTAAACGCAAAAAATGCAGTTGTATGTGCAGTCAAATTAACACGTGCTGCAAGAGGTGCTGCTGCCAAAGCTAACTAA
- the pth gene encoding aminoacyl-tRNA hydrolase — protein MKFLITGLGNIGPEYHETRHNIGFMVVDALAKDAGVYFSDNRYGAIAELKLKGRTLILLKPSTFMNLSGNAIRYWLQKENIELENMLVVVDDIALPFGTLRLKPKGSDAGHNGLKNIQELLGTQNYNRLRFGIGNDFSRGGQIDYVLGHFTKEQQKEMPIRLERAGEIIKSFCLAGIQNTMNLYNNK, from the coding sequence ATGAAGTTTTTAATTACAGGATTAGGGAACATTGGTCCCGAGTATCACGAAACACGCCATAATATCGGTTTCATGGTTGTAGATGCGCTTGCCAAAGACGCTGGTGTTTATTTTTCCGATAATCGTTACGGTGCCATTGCAGAATTGAAGTTGAAAGGCAGAACGTTGATATTACTTAAACCTTCTACCTTTATGAACCTGAGCGGTAATGCCATCCGATATTGGTTACAAAAAGAAAACATCGAGTTAGAAAATATGTTGGTAGTAGTAGACGACATAGCTTTGCCATTCGGTACTCTCCGTCTGAAACCAAAAGGCAGCGATGCCGGACATAATGGTCTGAAAAATATTCAAGAACTATTGGGTACACAGAATTATAATCGTCTTCGTTTTGGCATAGGAAATGATTTTTCACGTGGAGGACAAATTGACTACGTATTAGGACATTTCACGAAAGAACAACAAAAGGAAATGCCGATCCGGCTGGAACGCGCCGGAGAAATTATAAAGAGTTTTTGTCTTGCCGGAATACAAAACACAATGAATTTATATAATAACAAGTAA